A window from Hymenobacter volaticus encodes these proteins:
- a CDS encoding DUF551 domain-containing protein, which produces MQKALAACSIKLIIRNGLINQVSNRQYMSAPALSWNLRADKLPQPGQQVLVYVPAAWQQITVAAFKIPTTAGAKHMFVAPDRNGVNRYIKGVTHWMPLPEPPADKS; this is translated from the coding sequence TTGCAAAAAGCTCTGGCGGCTTGTTCTATCAAGTTGATTATAAGAAACGGCCTGATCAACCAGGTATCCAATCGTCAATATATGAGTGCACCTGCTTTATCTTGGAACTTACGAGCAGATAAGCTTCCTCAGCCCGGGCAACAAGTATTGGTGTATGTGCCAGCCGCTTGGCAACAGATAACAGTAGCTGCTTTTAAGATTCCTACCACAGCTGGGGCTAAACACATGTTTGTGGCTCCTGACCGCAATGGTGTTAACCGGTATATAAAGGGTGTAACCCATTGGATGCCACTGCCTGAACCACCAGCAGATAAATCCTAA
- a CDS encoding Rid family hydrolase, with translation MGYSRAVRVGNVVEVAGTTAQDGDVITGDDAYTQTKRILEKLAAALGEAGAALTDVVRTRIYVTDISEWESVGRAHGEIFGIFGQLRAW, from the coding sequence GTGGGATATTCACGAGCCGTCCGGGTGGGGAATGTAGTGGAAGTGGCTGGCACCACAGCACAAGACGGTGATGTAATAACTGGCGACGACGCCTACACCCAAACCAAACGGATCTTAGAGAAACTTGCAGCGGCGCTGGGTGAAGCCGGCGCGGCGCTAACGGATGTCGTGCGGACTCGGATTTACGTAACTGATATTTCGGAGTGGGAAAGTGTTGGGCGAGCCCATGGGGAAATATTCGGGATATTCGGCCAGCTTCGAGCATGGTAG
- the gyrB gene encoding DNA topoisomerase (ATP-hydrolyzing) subunit B: MSETKEKRADDQYSADSIQVLEGLEAVRKRPSMYIGDTGIKGLHHLVWEVVDNSIDEALAGHCDQIEVTINENNSVTVRDNGRGIPVDFHQKEGRSALEVVLTVLHAGGKFDKDSYKVSGGLHGVGVSCVNALSQDLKVTVRRNGHIYQQEYKIGVPQYAVKEIGDTEEHGTQVEFLPDDSIFTETVYKYETVANRLRELAYLNKGIRITLTDRREKNDDGSFIGEVFYSQGGLSEFVQYLDAGRMVLMPNPIHVISEKGGTPVEVALQYNDSYQEHIFSYVNNINTIEGGTHVAGFRSALTRTLKAYADKSGMLEKAKVEIQGDDFREGLTAVISVKVQEPQFEGQTKTKLGNSDVSGAVNTVVGEILNQYLEENPKEARIIIEKVILAARARIAARKAREMVQRKTVLGSNSLPGKLADCSESDPEICELYLVEGDSAGGTAKQGRNRAFQAILPLRGKILNVEKAQEHRIYENEEIRNMITALGVSFEKKTDEDDGSSSRSLNLDKLRYHKIIIMTDADIDGSHIRTLILTFFFRYMRELVDKGYIFIALPPLYLVKRGKEERYCWTEEERMAAQDEMGRGKPETVNVQRYKGLGEMNAEQLWTTTMQPNTRSLKRVDVESAAEADHLFAMLMGDEVPPRRDFIEKNAKYAKLDV, translated from the coding sequence ATGAGCGAAACGAAAGAGAAAAGAGCCGACGATCAGTACTCTGCCGATAGCATTCAGGTACTGGAAGGGTTGGAGGCCGTGCGCAAGCGTCCCTCCATGTATATCGGCGACACTGGTATCAAAGGCCTGCACCACTTGGTGTGGGAAGTAGTTGATAACTCCATCGACGAAGCCCTTGCCGGCCACTGTGACCAGATCGAAGTAACAATCAACGAAAACAACTCCGTTACCGTCCGTGACAACGGGCGGGGTATCCCTGTCGACTTTCACCAAAAGGAAGGCCGCTCCGCTTTGGAAGTGGTACTCACCGTGCTGCACGCAGGTGGCAAATTTGACAAGGACTCTTACAAAGTATCCGGCGGTCTGCACGGTGTGGGCGTGAGCTGCGTAAACGCACTCAGCCAGGACCTGAAAGTAACTGTGCGCCGCAATGGCCACATCTATCAGCAGGAATACAAAATTGGCGTCCCACAGTACGCCGTGAAGGAAATCGGTGATACGGAAGAGCACGGCACGCAAGTGGAGTTCTTGCCCGACGATTCCATCTTCACCGAAACCGTCTATAAATATGAAACTGTAGCCAATCGTTTGCGCGAACTGGCCTACCTCAACAAAGGCATTCGCATTACGCTCACCGACCGTCGAGAGAAGAATGATGATGGCTCTTTCATAGGGGAGGTGTTCTACTCGCAAGGTGGCCTGAGCGAGTTCGTGCAGTACCTCGACGCAGGCCGCATGGTGCTTATGCCCAACCCGATTCACGTTATCAGTGAGAAGGGAGGCACGCCCGTGGAAGTAGCGTTGCAGTACAACGACTCGTACCAGGAGCACATCTTCAGCTACGTCAACAACATCAACACCATCGAGGGGGGCACGCACGTAGCGGGCTTCCGCTCGGCCCTCACCCGTACCCTGAAGGCGTATGCCGATAAGTCGGGGATGCTGGAGAAGGCCAAGGTGGAGATTCAGGGGGATGACTTCCGTGAAGGTCTCACGGCGGTTATTTCCGTGAAAGTGCAGGAGCCGCAGTTTGAAGGCCAGACCAAAACCAAGCTCGGCAACTCTGATGTGAGCGGCGCGGTGAATACCGTAGTCGGCGAAATTCTCAACCAATATTTGGAAGAGAATCCCAAGGAGGCTCGCATCATCATCGAGAAGGTGATTTTGGCGGCCCGGGCGCGTATTGCCGCCCGCAAAGCGCGCGAGATGGTGCAGCGCAAAACGGTGCTTGGTTCCAACTCCTTGCCCGGCAAGCTTGCCGACTGCTCGGAATCGGATCCTGAAATCTGCGAGCTGTACTTGGTGGAAGGTGACTCGGCCGGTGGTACTGCCAAGCAGGGCCGCAACCGGGCGTTTCAGGCTATTCTGCCCTTGCGTGGTAAGATCCTGAATGTGGAGAAGGCGCAAGAGCACCGCATCTACGAGAACGAAGAAATCCGGAACATGATTACGGCCCTCGGCGTGAGCTTCGAGAAGAAGACCGACGAGGACGACGGCAGTTCTAGCCGCTCGCTCAACTTGGACAAGCTTCGCTACCACAAGATCATCATCATGACCGACGCCGACATCGACGGCTCGCACATCCGGACCCTGATCTTGACCTTCTTCTTCCGTTACATGCGGGAGCTAGTCGATAAGGGGTACATCTTTATTGCCTTACCACCGCTTTACCTCGTGAAGCGCGGTAAGGAAGAACGCTACTGCTGGACCGAAGAGGAGCGCATGGCTGCTCAAGATGAAATGGGCCGCGGCAAACCAGAAACGGTAAACGTGCAGCGTTATAAGGGTCTTGGCGAGATGAACGCTGAGCAGCTCTGGACCACTACCATGCAGCCCAATACTCGCTCTCTGAAGCGGGTGGATGTGGAATCGGCCGCTGAAGCCGACCACTTGTTTGCCATGCTGATGGGCGACGAGGTACCGCCCCGCCGTGACTTCATCGAGAAAAACGCCAAATACGCTAAGCTCGATGTGTAA